The Monodelphis domestica isolate mMonDom1 chromosome 5, mMonDom1.pri, whole genome shotgun sequence DNA segment ttttctttaatgaTGGTCTTGGATTTCAGAAGGACAAAGTAGTCATCAAAAAAGTCAAAGGCTTGTTTCAACGCTAATTGCAAGTTACTCAGATAAGgaatgaactccttgaggactgAGTGATATTCATCATTTGGATCCCCAGGAATACCACTGCTCCCAGATAAAAATTGTGCCATATATTTGCTAcacattttatcttctttgctgaaaaaagaaatgagctgTAAAATCTGGATTGTGTAAAGACATACTTCAATCTCTCCTCGATAGCCTGCTGTATTGTATGAATCATATCTCCTTTTCGTTCTTTGACTTTCCAAATCCTCTCTATAATTGTCTTTTGCTTTAGTTTGCTCCTGAGACAATTTGAAGGCTTCGGAGGCTCCTTTAGCAGTTTCCAAGAGACTTCTTAGATCAGGAGCAgtaatgattttctttctttcattttcttccaacCACCATTTTATCTTACTTTTGTAGACTTGGCCTATTGTATCTGAGATATAGGAATTGTCGGGTGCAAATGTTTTTGCCTTCTCTGCCCACTTCAGAGCATTAGGAAAGTTCTTCTCCTTAATGTAGAAATGTCTTGCTAGGGCTTGACAAATGAATGCATTCTGGGGGAACCGGATAGTTCCTTCCTTCAAGACAGTTTCAACTTCCCGGTTCCCCTCTTCCTGTTGTATTGCTTCAATCAATGGGGAAAACAAAGTATCTGTCTCATCCCCATGCTCCCTGCGCTGCCTGGTAAGCAACAAGGTTTCCACATCTTGGGAAAGTTTATCTCTTCCTAGTCCAACATCATAAAACAAACTCGTTTGTAACAGTTGCATTGTGATGTGACTTTTAGTCAAACGATAAGTGGTTTTCAATTCTACTAAACAGTGATTGGCGATCAGAGGATGGATAATCCTTACGCCTTTGTATCTCCCTCTGTCCTCCACTTCTGTTTGAATCAGAATCATGGAACAGGTTTGCATCTTGTCTTCGAGACATTCAGTTCCCCAGTAAGCCCTTTTGCTTGAAATTCCCAAGAATTCCTCACATTGGGATACTGAGATGATGGAATTAGTAACATAAGAGTTCAGTAAAGCCAGAAAGGAAATGAGTTGTGCTTCCCTGCTAGGTATTTTAAGCCCTTTCAGGATGTTCCTGACAacattttctatgtatttttcatCAAAATTACTTTTCATGATCATGAAAGAATAAAAGTCTTCGAAGTTCTGGTAttgcttttcaatttctttcagcTTGATCTCAAAAGCTCTTTGCTCTTTGAGAGAAAGTTGATGTATCAGAGAAATACTGTCTGGGTGTTTTGCACTTTTTTGGGGATTCTGAGACCTCATACAGTTTAGGATGATCACTAGAGGTTTTTCATATTGAATACCCTTTTCTGCTACAGCTGCCTGTATAGAATTCTGTAGCACATAGACATTTTCTTGTTCCTCAAAATCATCCACAAGAAGCAGGACAGGTAAATAATCCTGATGGCCATTTGAACCATATGTGATTAAGCTGGTTACCTGTTCTCCAATTTCTGGAAATTCAGCTGCTTTATTTTTCAACACAGCACACCGGAATGTTTTCTTTAGTTCCCAGAGAACATGCATGGCCAGTGTAGTCCCCCCACAGCCTGGATGGTGATAAAGATTAATAATTTTGGCACATATTTGTTTAGGGGCATCTGCCCAGTGCAGAATCATCTCTTTAAGTTTCCCATAACAATCCCTTTTGATAAAAGCCGAAGAATAATTTTCAGAGGAAAAGTAGAAGTTCCACCAAGAAACTTTACCACCTcgataaaaatctttctcttgaGACTTCATGAATTCACAGAACTtgtctttattcttttctaattctgTGTCTTTACATTCATTTTCACAGAGGATTTCTAGAGCACTCATGaaatcttcttcccttttcagaaGAACAGTAGATGAACCAGTTGATGGCAAAAACCTTTGTGAAGAACGAATCCTTGATTTTAATTTAAGAATTGtaccatttattttttcaagGCTTAAGGTAGAAATACATTGGTTTGAGAGTTCATCGCCCACTGTCAGTCTGGCTTGTAGAAGACTTTTCCATCGCTGGCAtatctgtgaactgatgcaaatacATAATATGTTTTCCATTCCCTTCAGATCTTGGTAGAAGGCACAGAAAGTTTCAATGAGGGGATCTCTTGGATCTTCCACTGGAGAGAGTAACAGAAATATCACCAAGAACTTCCCTTTCGGCATTACATTTTCATGTGTAAGAAACGAAAtgagttttctgactccagaagcTCTTTCTCTTTGCCATAAACATGATTCTAAAGGTTTGTCTTCCGGACTTTCCAGGTCTGTTCTACCATTGCAAAAGATCCAGCTGGGCTGTTGATAAAGATTCAACTTATCAGGAGTTTGGATAGTTTTGTCATCATACTGGTGTGGAAAGTGAAGGTTTGCAGCTCGGGTCTCCCGGTAAGACTTTGCCAATCCATTGTCTGCAGACTCAGGATCAAAATCCAACACAGCaaaccatttaatttcttttagaaaGTCCAGGTGCTTTGTTTGATTTGGATGGCACTTGCTGGCCACCAGAATGTACCAGCCATAGTAGGAATTGTCCAACAAGTCTTGGTCTCCTGTGAGCAATTTCACCAGCTTTGGTCCTTCAATttccttcatcttcctttttGTTACATGTTCTTCTTCAGCAGATTTTCTGGAACTTGCCAGTGTTTGCAATTCaagtaaaaacattttatattttgcatcattttgCCTGACGTTAGCAAGGATATCTTTAGTGCTGGCTCCTTCCCTCACAAA contains these protein-coding regions:
- the LOC100028505 gene encoding sterile alpha motif domain-containing protein 9-like produces the protein MADPIPKVDDWTKEYVKQWVTEELRIDERYGEILLSQEVTGLVLNILTEKDLIDMGIPNGPALLIMRTYKKLRNISPEKPVQASGTQERLKTPGKGKGTKVKLETENTDEVISIINSQESKLSRKNMLDDAEGTKKKTNPKVEPKRLFCMPYPFDSFHDSCRYIQHYILQPETGPLNLIDPVHEFKALINTETATEEDIKMKFSNEVFRFASACMNSRTNGTIHFGVKDKPHGEIIGMRITNKDAFVDHFNKMLRHYFDDNHVNKARKCIREPRFVEVLLQDNTSSDRCVIEVDVIPLYSICKEFYFSIKQQVLKDGKWKLNDEYGLFVREGASTKDILANVRQNDAKYKMFLLELQTLASSRKSAEEEHVTKRKMKEIEGPKLVKLLTGDQDLLDNSYYGWYILVASKCHPNQTKHLDFLKEIKWFAVLDFDPESADNGLAKSYRETRAANLHFPHQYDDKTIQTPDKLNLYQQPSWIFCNGRTDLESPEDKPLESCLWQRERASGVRKLISFLTHENVMPKGKFLVIFLLLSPVEDPRDPLIETFCAFYQDLKGMENILCICISSQICQRWKSLLQARLTVGDELSNQCISTLSLEKINGTILKLKSRIRSSQRFLPSTGSSTVLLKREEDFMSALEILCENECKDTELEKNKDKFCEFMKSQEKDFYRGGKVSWWNFYFSSENYSSAFIKRDCYGKLKEMILHWADAPKQICAKIINLYHHPGCGGTTLAMHVLWELKKTFRCAVLKNKAAEFPEIGEQVTSLITYGSNGHQDYLPVLLLVDDFEEQENVYVLQNSIQAAVAEKGIQYEKPLVIILNCMRSQNPQKSAKHPDSISLIHQLSLKEQRAFEIKLKEIEKQYQNFEDFYSFMIMKSNFDEKYIENVVRNILKGLKIPSREAQLISFLALLNSYVTNSIISVSQCEEFLGISSKRAYWGTECLEDKMQTCSMILIQTEVEDRGRYKGVRIIHPLIANHCLVELKTTYRLTKSHITMQLLQTSLFYDVGLGRDKLSQDVETLLLTRQRREHGDETDTLFSPLIEAIQQEEGNREVETVLKEGTIRFPQNAFICQALARHFYIKEKNFPNALKWAEKAKTFAPDNSYISDTIGQVYKSKIKWWLEENERKKIITAPDLRSLLETAKGASEAFKLSQEQTKAKDNYREDLESQRTKRRYDSYNTAGYRGEIEVCLYTIQILQLISFFSKEDKMCSKYMAQFLSGSSGIPGDPNDEYHSVLKEFIPYLSNLQLALKQAFDFFDDYFVLLKSKTIIKEKEELKLWRKMAQYFNKYAEVFGPVDLQQSQDKKSKSKFVLPIQIENCRRSLEILKADKFSGLLEYLLTNHESAANKMEEIINKYTYLLEQLTSKVYLREKQNFILANIVLSCIKPACRLVQPLPKLKEQLREVLQQVGLDHKFLEPYFLASLLFWPENQQLDSDSRQMEKYVLSLNRCFRYQYKYMCQFKQPIAHFYLGKRNGLNRLVRKVTIEQCFGKGVSDMNVLWQSGDVWKEEKVEKLLQRLKGRTDGELIYVDYGKDEKIKIPVRPVFLGQLRSGRSIERVSFYLGFSIRGPLAYDIEII